GGCGGCTGTCAAACCTGcagcgggccagccttcgaacccctggaccgtaatgggttGTAAGGgcattttcagccccgtatcccttttttacctttcggtgggccttgggTCGGACatggaggaggttgtgcgcgTGCGCTCTCCGAAAGCCGAAGTGGTGGAAGACGCCGGCCCGCGaaacgaggaaggagaggatgtTTTCTTGCAGCAGGTCGTGCGCACAAATTCCCAAAAATGCAGGCGTGACGGGGCGTACCTGGTGCTGCATTAACTGCGGTGGGGCCGCCTGTTCCACTTCCCACGCGCCCGCCTATAAGACGGGGGGTCTGCCTCGCCGGTTCCGcctgcaactgctcccaaatCTTTTCGCTTTCTCGCGCGCCCTTTGCCTTCTTGCGCGTCGTCCGCcttctgtcggtgttttagaccggcaacccgcctaggggtaccctaggtggtcttttatgcggtaagggtcgtcgagaatcatggaatcaatggtgatgcaaggaacacgatttagacaggttcgggccgctagatcgcgtaataccctacgtcctgtgtgttggtttgtattgatcttgaggatctgacctgccgagctaggtacccctgccctcctttacatagtccagggggcagagtactagtcggattacaaggaggagtcctagtaggagtactcgagactagtcctagtcggattacaggggaatcctagtaggagtctgacttcttccttccttgcgggtactagggatgtatccccgacaagcccccgagcgcttcatagtcgaatgcagcagtcttcgagtagtcttgagatattcgccgagtagtcttggtgctcttcgagtactttgtcaggctgaatctttcaatgcttctcaaagctgccatgaggctatggtgtgctcaaagtcttgatccaCATGATATTGTGGTCTTcttgtatggagggcggcgaaagtcgcactccatatggagtagcccccgagccttaggttgaatcatagaattaggctgagggtcaaaatcttgaatcttcctcttttgacttgaaaaaatcgattgttgggtgtagcttatcagcccccgagccttggattgattgaataatcaacccgagggtcttgagtcttcactcaggtcatcattcgagtagtcttgcggcgtccagcccccgtgcTTATGCGCCAGATAAGTTGTTAGAGCCACATCGAGTAGCTTTGCAGcgttcagcccccgagcttgggagctagctgagccactggagatatttcgagtactgattggtgctaaTCCCCcaagttcgggaactagcctatgccgttggaggcatgcttagtgggcATCGCGACGAGCATcatcgccaaagcttgacctaaaagaaaaaatgcgtacattatgtagcatatttgtaggattttgaaactgctgaaatttatccagtgatcagtatgaaagttgtgtccTGCTCTTATTCCgatcatactcttcccgagtagttagcctgttacgcttaggctctcagtctctgggtagccgttgccgctgcatgtgtgagatcggcctcgtatacgcgtatgggctttggcgtgacagatgcgcctgaggctttcacgagttaaggcgtgtactactcgagaagagtagtgaccttaagagaagacaaaagtgagaggagtcgctgctgcgacaagaaagagactgcatgattgcgagtcaagctcttgtttcagtcatactcttcccgagtagttaacctgttacgcttaggctctcagtctctgggtagccgttgccgctacgtgtgtgagatcggcctcgtatacgcgtatgggcttaggcgtgacagatgcgcctgaggctttcacgagttaaggcgtgttctactcgagaagagtagtgacctcaagaaaagaaaaggaaaattcgctgttgcgataaaaagggagcgcggtagcgcgaaagagtttgctgccctccggcgaatagagcgcgtgttgcgcgcaagagtttccggcgagtagagcgcgtgttgcgcgcaaatGGAAAATAAGacggaaaataatttagaaaagtgacttagcttgattcgtggatgattgttgacgaagccaTGACGGTCattgacgaagtcgactagtcggaggtgattctgactagttgttggTGATGCAatgtttgccccgactaatttttagtcgagacgagttgaagtcatcgacgagctgcccgtagttgacggagtggtcggcaagctgatcgtggttgtcttgacgcgggcgaggagtagttcattccatcttgcccgacccaaggtcccggggatggaactccgcctcgcccgacccttggtcccggggtcggatgcgcccgacccttcgagggtggaactccgcctcgcccgaccctgagtcccggggtcggcggagcccgacctttggaagagtagctccgcctcgcccgaccccgagtcctggggtcggcggagccctaccctttggaagagtagctccgcctcacccgaccccgagtcctggggtcggcggagcccgaccctttggaggagtagctccgcctcgcctgaccccgagcGAAtctccgcttcacccgaccctgagtcctggggtcaggagagcctgacccctgaacgagactccgcctcgcccgaccccgagtcctggggtcgggagtgcccgaccccCGAGCgaaacgttggagtagtccgaggcgaagtcgaaccCGACGCGTAGCCGAACTCgaacttgttgactttgaaatcttgattttttctggtaacttttggtttcttctcctgagagtcGACAATCTGGCGCccgaacgatcccgagccttcggcgatgcagagccaggatccgaaaatgaaggtggcgccagcttcgatgaagaagacgggcgcGATGATGACTTTCACCATTGAGTtcgtgctgagaaactcgacgagagcccctacctggcgcgccagctgtcggtgttttagaccggcaactcgcctaggggtaccctaggtggtcttttatgcggtaagggtcgtcgagaatcaaggaatcaatggtgatgcaaggaacacgatttagacaggttcgggccgctagatcgtgtaataccctacgtcctgtgtgttggtttgtattgatcttggggatctgacctgccgagctaggtacccctgccctcctttacgtagtccagggggcagagtactagtcagattacaaggaggagtcccagtaggagtactcgggactagtcctagtcggattacaggggaatcgtagtaggagtctgacttcttccttccttgcgggtactagggatgtatccccgacacctTCCTCCGCCTAGCGCAACAGCTTTTCTTGCCCTCCGCCGTCGACCCCTTCTCACCTTCgcgatggagtcctggacgCGCTCAAGCTTCGGTACCTCACGCGCCGACAGCCTCgtgaggaaaggcctcctctgcgagaggaccaAGAGGGGCGAATGGCGGTTCCCCGAGAGGGAAGAGGTGTCGAGTCCGCCCGTCGGCTACATCATTTAGTTCGCCCACTTCcatgagagggggttcgcgactccacCGAGCcacttcttccgcgggctgctgcactactacgggctcgagctgcagcaccttaatcccaacgggatccaacacatcgtggcattcgtcgcgctgtgtgaggggttcctgggcatcaagcccaacttctcgctctggaagtacttcttcgcggtcagcctgtaccagaaggggagccagcagcgggcgaccccggtgccgatagggtgcgctgccatccacctccgccagaaccgcgccaaggaatatatggtgatgaagaccgcggtgtcccacaaggggtggcagcagcagtggttctatgtgaagaactacgcTAATTCCCCCTCTCCGgcgttcaccggccgcgtcattgaggcggcgccggagctgtggtcgtacggcccggtggagaaggagaagaagcggatcaaCGGTCTGCTTCAGGCCATCAAGTACCTGAAGGGAAAAGGCCTGACCAGGGCTGGAGTTATCGGGGCGTATCACGCTCGGAGAGTGgcaccgctgatgctccgggtttGCTCGCTCGTCGAGATGGTTCCCagcgcgccgaccgagggcaccatcCTTGCGACGGGCGCCCTTGCCGACTCCGAGATCCGGCAGTgagtccgggaggcgctggacgacaaggacgccgattacCCGGTGCCCGGTCACCCTCCAATGCTCCTGGACGAGAATTTCGTCGAGCTGGTGAGGATTTAGCGCTCTCGTTCTTGTTTCCTGTATTTCTTGGTTCGTCGTTCTGATGCGGAGTTTTTGCGTCTCCAGGGCCACATGACCAATGTCGTCGACTCGTGCCCGCCAGTGCCAGAGGACGCTGAGCGGCGGTAGCAGAACCGCCTCCTCAccgagaagcagaagaggcgCAAGGACAAAGAGACagcgaggaagaaaaagaaggccgccaaggagctccagcggcggcggtggggccagGTCGTGTcggacaacgacgacgacgacgatgaggaggaagaggaggaagacgaggaggaggaggaggatgagttCACTCTGGCCCCCCGACCGGGCGCACTCGTCATCCGAGAGCAGCGCCCCCAACCGGCCACGGGGGACAAGCCGAGCAGACCGTCTGCCCAGGACCCGCCCCCGCAAGGCTCTAGGGCCGCGCCCccggggtcggcgcggggcgcgccTCGGGAGTCGACGAagccgacccctgacccttttCCTGCGTCCCGCGAGCAGAGGAGTAGCGGCATGTGGCcactgccagatgccccggggttgGCATCAAGCTCGGAGGCGAAACGTGCCCGCCGTCCTCGCACTGAGGGAGTGTAAGTGGAAATTCCTCGCGCATCTTATTCCTTTCCCGGCATCAAGCGGTTTTTAGTGATATTGTTTGTTATTTCACAGCGCCGCCCCTTGGGACTTCATCCCGCCGTTGGCGTCGAAGAAGGCGCTACGGGTGTCGTCTGCCTCCGCGGGGCGGGCCGTGACCCCACCGGCAGCGAGCGGCAGTGTCGCCGAGGAGACCGCGGAGCCTACCGCGGAGGTGGCTTCTGCGGCGGCAACCGGAGGTAGGGTGTCAGAGCCGGGCACAGGGCAGGGTCCgacccctgctccaccttctGCCTCCGCGGCTGACCCTACGGGACAGGGTGTTGCCCTTGGGGTTCCTCCGGCCGGTGAGGTGATATACCttgacgacgaggcggaggagcctGCGGCTccaacggcgacggcggagatggCGGTAGCGGAGATGGGGGCAGTTGCCCCACCCGCTGTGACGGAGGAGGGAAAGTCCGCCCCCGCGGCCATGACGGggatagcggcggcggcggaggcgggggtacCTGCCCCAGCGGCTGCGACGAaggcggcgatggaggcggaggtgggggtgcCTGCCCCAGCAGTCccgacggaggcggggacgcctGCCTCAGCGGCCGCGATGAAGGCTGCTGCGGCGGTAGGAACGGGAACGCCCGCTCTGGCAGCCGCGATGGAGACGGGGACGCCTGCCCCAGCGGCCGCGACgaaggccgtggcggcggcgggaacgggAACGCCTACTCCGGCAGCCGCGACggagatggtggcggtggcggatggaGCGGAACGCGTGTCGGCGTCGACGATGGCCGCGACGACTTCATCAGAGACGGCGGCGCATGTGCCGGGGCCGTCAATGAGGCCGGCGGAATCAGGGGCGGTGGCGCCTGTCCCTGCGGTGGCGTCGGGGACAGCGGTGCCGGGATCGGCCGGAGCGGCCACCACCCTTGTCCCGGTTAATCCCGTCCCCAAGGCATGGGGTGGACCTACCCTGCGCTGGatgtcccgtgaggacccgccgaggccCCTCTTCATGCTGGACGACGCCGAGGAGTGGGgaaagtggcaggcggtgcaagGCAGGCTTGCAAATGTCCACGCTGCCCTGTCCTCCGTGATGGGGGAACTGGACGGCGTCGTTgtccccggtggccaggtacGGTGTTCTCCCCGATGGTTGTTTTCCTCTCGTCTCTCCGTTGCTGAGCATAATTTGCtttgtaggccctccaggaatgcagcCAGGGGAggtctgatttcctccggcttgAGTTGGGGCTCTGGGAACGCTTCTCCGTGGAGAGGCGGTGGACCGGGAAGCTGACCGCGCAGGTCGCCACTGCTCAGCAAGTCATCGACGACCTGCGtaggcgcgagcaggcggcgcaggaggacgCGCGACGGTCGGAGGACATGTTCCAGGGCATCGTGGAGAAGGCTCGCCTCGATTTTGAGCAGTTCTAGACTgctgccgagaaggcccgccatGCTGTCGAGGAACTtgcacggctgaagggggactatgaggcccttcagaaaacTGTCGAGCGtatccggcgcgagcggcagaaGGCTTGGTAGGAGCGAGACTCCGAGGCGACCCGGAAGGCCGAGGTCGAGAAGATAGCGGCCGAGCTCGGggcggaggtcagtcagctccacgTGCAAGTGCAAGGGCTTCAGACCGCCGTGGCCGaggggctcgaccgggagcgtgagctaAAGGCTCAATCTGAGGGTAAGGCTTTTCCTGTCCCTTTGCTTTTGTGTTGTTGCGATGGTTTCTGACTTGCGGAATTTTGTGGACGGGCCTGACAGACGAAGTCACCCGGCTGAGGGAGGTCCTCGATGCGGAGCGCGCCGAGCACGTGTGGGACGCGGTCCGCGTTGTCTGCGACGAcctcggcgtggtccagggggaggggacgagtttGTTGGCGGCTCGTGTCCTTGGGATGTACCGGCGGGCCTGTGAGATTGCTCGGGAGGCGCTCCACGTTGGCGTGAGGTGGGCCTTCggcgtcttcggctctcactactccagcatcaacttcgccgggatgagcggggggtatgCCTCCGGTTActccgaggctgagctggacgagatcaaTGCGTCAGTGCTCaacccagcggaggccttggtgaAGCTTCTAGAGGATGAAGTCGTCCCGCCCGAGGACCCAGGAACgggttagctgtatcgggcttagATGCCCCAGAATGTAAGTGTATTAGTCAACTTTGAACTTGTTTTTGTGATGGCCGCGGAGGCCTTGTCTATGACTTGTCGAAAAAATGTTTTCGatcctttttcttgttttttgggtttgAGAAGTTTAGAGCGCGGGTCGAACGCATCAGTAAGCGCTGATGAGCGAGGGCACCGTAGCTGCTGGGGTGTaggtttttcgcagtccgatcagtcttgcctggGCATCGTTtgtgcactctctccttttcacgcccaaacgtttaggaagagggtcgctTCGGAGAAAAGGTGTTTTGAGAAGACATCAAGtgccttgggccggagcccctgatagcccctgagggatatgcgaccctgaggcagagccagggtcggatatccctgagctcgGGACGAGACTCGGACGAGATCAACTCAAAATTGCCTTTTTCCGTGAACTAAAAAAGTTACAGAAGTATGTATGTATAAATTTGGAAACaaaaactaagggtagaagcgtcttagctgctctatgttccaagcgttgttgAAGATCTGCCTGTCGGGGGTCGtcagcttgtacgtgcctggcTGCAGTACTTGTGCgatgatgaagggaccttcccatggaggggtcagcttgtgtcggcctctgttgtcctggacgaggcgaagcaccaCGTCGCCAACATTGAAGACTCGGCCTCGCATCTTGCAGCTGTGGTATCGTCATAAGGCCTGCtagtacttggccgagtgcagcagggccacatttCGCGCTTTGTCGAGCTGGTCTTGCGTGTCCTCGAGCGATGCCTGATTTCCTTGTTCATTGTACGCCTTGACCTTCAGCGACccatactccaggtcggtggggaaGATTgtctcggacccgtagaccatgaagaacaaGGTGAAGCCAGTTGCCCTACTAGGGGTCATCCTTAGACTCCATAGGaccgcggggagctccgcgacccaccggccgccgaactttttgaggcagtcgaagatccgtggcttgagaccctggagtatcatgccgttggcccgcTCAACCTGCCCGTTCATGCGGGGATGCGCCATGGCTGGCCAGTctactcggatgtggtggtcgtcgtagaattggaggaacttcttcccggtgaactgtgTGCCATCGtccatgatgatggagttggggattccaaagcaatggatgatgtcggtgaagaattgtaccgcctgctcggacttgatttgtgCGATTGgtcgtgcctcgatccactttgtgAACTTGTCGACGTAGTCATCTATTCGTAGAAATCGTAGGAAAGATCGTGGGAACCTACACCGTACCTTTCGTAGTCAATACGATTCAACCAAagggatggtctggagtgcctgggcgggcagatgggtttggtgcacgaagaattggcacccttcgcagaTGCGTACCACGTGGGTGgcatcggcgaccgccgtcggccagtagaagccctgtcAAAAAGCGTTCACGATGAGGGTTCTTGGCGTGGCGTGGTGACCACAGGCCCCGGTGTGGATATCTTGTATcaacgcctttccctgctcgatcaggATGCAgtgctggaggatgccggtgtggctccacttgtagagctccttgtcgatgatgacgaaggatttggcgctaCGCGCAATCCTGCGCGCCTCCGTCTTGTTCGTTGGGAGCGTCTCgtggatgaggtagtcgaggtatggcACTCTCCAGTTAGGCGGAGGATCGGGCCCCTCTACTAGGTTCGcgtcgatctccatgacctcaGGGTCGGAGGGGTCGGCCTCCAAGTCCAGGACAGGTGGCAAGTCGCCGACTCGTCTCGGGTCGGCGCccgagtccgggacaggtggtgCGTTGCCGTCCTCTCCCGGGTTGGCGCCCGAGCCTGGGATAGGTGGCGTGTCGCCGACCCCTCCCGGTTCCTTGTAGCGGATGGAGGGCTTGTATTGGTCGCTGTCAAAGATGCCGTCAGGGACGGTCTTTTGGCCGGATGCCGCTTTCGCCAGTTTGTCAGCCGCCTTGTTGAAAcgtcttgcgacgtggttgagctccagcccgtcgaacttgtcttcgagtttGCAAACCTCGTCGCAGTACAccgccatcttggggtcatggcagctccactccttcatgacttgttcgacgactagctgagagtcacctcggatgtccagccgccggatgcccagctcgatggcgatgtgaagcccgttgaggagagcctcgtactcagcgacattgttagatgcaggaaagtggaggcggaccATGTACCTCATACGTACGTCGAGtggagagacgaagaccagaCCCGTTCCGGTGCgagccttcatcaacgacccgtcgaagtacatcgtccagtactcctgcttctctggcgctgatggcgtctggatctccgtccactctgcgacaaagtcggcgagtacctgggatttgatagctgtgcGGGGGGCATAGGTGATACCCttgtccatgagctcgagtgcccacttcgcgatccgtcccgtggtGTCCTGATTTCGGATCACTTTGTCGAGGGGGAACGATGAAACGACCGTCACCGGATgagaggtgaagtagtggcgcaacttcctcttcgtgatgaggatggcgtatatgagcttctggatctgcgggtagcaagccttggactcggacaagacctcgctgacgaagtacaccggaCGCtccaccttgagggcgtgtccctcttcctctcgctccaccaccagagccgctctaaccacctgggtggtcgctgcgatgtagagcaggaggggctccccgtcggttggcgggactaggattggggccttcgtcagaaggttcttgagccggtcaagcgcctccttggcctcggcggtccacatGAAGCgatcggtcttcttcaggagttggtagagagggagcccccgttcgccgaggcgcgagatgaagcggctcagggctgCAAGGCATCCCGTGACACGCTGAACTCCTTTTATGTTTAGAATaagccccatgtcgctgatggctgctattttctccgggttggcttcgatgccgcgcacggagacgatgaagtctagtagcatgcccctcggaaccccaaaaatgcactttttggggttgagtttggtgcacttgtctctcagcctttcgaaggctagttcgaggtcggggatgagttggtcgcccttcttggacttgactacgatgtcatcTACGTAAGCCTCAatggtccgcccgatgaggtccccgaagcacttaagcatgcatctcTAGAATGTAGCCCCCGTGTtcttgaggccgaatggcatcggcgaccgccgtcggccagtagaagccctgtcAAAAAGCGTTCACGATGAGGGTTCTTGGCGTGGCGTGGTGACCACAGGCCCCGGTGTGGATATCTTGTATcaacgcctttccctgctcgatcaggATGCAgtgctggaggatgccggtgtggctccacttgtagagctccttgtcgatgatgacgaaggatttggcgctaCGCGCAATCCTGCGCGCCTCCGTCTTGTTCGTTGGGAGCGTCTCgtggatgaggtagtcgaggtatggcACTCTCCAGTTAGGCGGAGGATCGGGCCCCTCTACTAGGTTCGcgtcgatctccatgacctcaGGGTCGGAGGGGTCGGCCTCCAAGTCCAGGACAGGTGGCAAGTCGCCGACTCGTCTCGGGTCGGCGCccgagtccgggacaggtggtgCGTTGCCGTCCTCTCCCGGGTTGGCGCCCGAGCCTGGGATAGGTGGCGTGTCGCCGACCCCTCCCGGTTCCTTGTAGCGGATGGAGGGCTTGTATTGGTCGCTGTCAAAGATGCCGTCAGGGACGGTCTTTTGGCCGGATGCCGCTTTCGCCAGTTTGTCAGCCGCCTTGTTGAAAcgtcttgcgacgtggttgagctccagcccgtcgaacttgtcttcgagtttGCAAACCTCGTCGCAGTACAccgccatcttggggtcatggcagctccactccttcatgacttgttcgacgactagctgagagtcacctcggatgtccagccgccggatgcccagctcgatggcgatgtgaagcccgttgaggagagcctcgtactcagcgacattgttagatgcaggaaagtggaggcggaccATGTACCTCATACGTACGTCGAGtggagagacgaagaccagaCCCGTTCCGGTGCgagccttcatcaacgacccgtcgaagtacatcgtccagtactcctgcttctctggcgctgatggcgtctggatctccgtccactctgcgacaaagtcggcgagtacctgggatttgatagctgtgcGGGGGGCATAGGTGATACCCttgtccatgagctcgagtgcccacttcgcgatccgtcccgtggtGTCCTGATTTCGGATCACTTTGTCGAGGGGGAACGATGAAACGACCGTCACCGGATgagaggtgaagtagtggcgcaacttcctcttcgtgatgaggatggcgtatatgagcttctggatctgcgggtagcaagccttggactcggacaagacctcgctgacgaagtacaccggaCGCtccaccttgagggcgtgtccctcttcctctcgctccaccaccagagccgctctaaccacctgggtggtcgctgcgatgtagagcaggaggggctccccgtcggttggcgggactaggattggggccttcgtcagaaggttcttgagccggtcaagcgcctccttggcctcggcggtccacatGAAGCgatcggtcttcttcaggagttggtagagagggagcccccgttcgccgaggcgcgagatgaagcggctcagggctgCAAGGCATCCCGTGACACGCTGAACTCCTTTTATGTTTAGAATaagccccatgtcgctgatggctgctattttctccgggttggcttcgatgccgcgcacggagacgatgaagtctagtagcatgcccctcggaaccccaaaaatgcactttttggggttgagtttggtgcacttgtctctcagcctttcgaaggctagttcgaggtcggggatgagttgatcgcccttcttggacttgactacgatgtcatcTACGTAAGCCTCAatggtccgcccgatgaggtccccgaagcacttaagcatgcatctcTAGAATGTAGCCCCCGTGTtcttgaggccgaatggcatcttaacgtagcagtacgggccaaagggggtgatgaaagaggtcgcaagctggtcggactctgtcatcgcgatttgatggtagccagaatatgcgtcaaggaagctaagggttttgcacccggcggttgagtcgactatctgatctatacgtggcaaaggaaacggatcctttggacacgccttgttgagaccggtataatcaacacacatcctccatttcccattcttttttcgtacaagaacaggattagctagccactcagggtggtacacttccttgatgaattcgaccgccaaaagcttctggagctcctagccgatggccttgcacctctcctcgtcgaagcgacacaagccttgcttcaccggtttggagccggccttgatgttcaaggagtgctcggtgacttccctcgggatgtcgggcatgtccgagggtttccacgcgaaaatgtcactgttcgcgcggaggaagtcgacgagcgcgctttcctatttgggagatagggtagcgccgatccgcaTGGTCcggccgtcggagctgctggggtcgagggggacctccttgatgcctttGGTGGCCTTGAAGGAGATGGCAGACTTCTTGGAGTTGGGCTGGTCCTCTGCGCtctccgcaagctggaccgcaTGACCCTCTGCGCAGGTGATTGCTGCGGCGTACTCGTagcactctacgtcgcactcgtacgccttctggaaagacgtgccgacggtgatgaccccgttaggccccggcagcttgagcttgaggtaggtgtagttggggatggccatgaacttggcatagcacggccgccccaagatggcgtggtaggttcctcggaaacccaccacctcgaaggtgagggtctccttcctgtagttggaaggagtcctgaaagtgacgggcaggtcgatctgcccgagaggcatcgcccgTTTCCCcagcacgatgccgtggaacgGCGCTGCGCTGGGGCGGAGGtaggagcggtcgatccccatggcgtcgagagtctcggcgtagaggatgttgaggctgctaCCTCTGTcaatgagcaccttggtgaggcgcgttgtgccgacgatggggtcgacgacgagtgGGTAGCGTCCTGGTTGCAGGACACGCCCCGGGTAgtcggaccggtcgaaggtgatggcggatcctgaccagtcgaggaaggccgatgtagcaggctcggccgcgtagacctcgcggcgctccagcttccggcggcgcttggagtcgtaagccgccgggccgccgaagaTTATGAaacagccgtccaccttgggaaagccatcttccttgtcctcgccgtccttcttctcctcgtcgggcttccgtctccggtcacccttcactgggtt
The genomic region above belongs to Setaria italica strain Yugu1 chromosome VI, Setaria_italica_v2.0, whole genome shotgun sequence and contains:
- the LOC101771671 gene encoding flocculation protein FLO11-like, with translation MHECLSWLDGQPDRSVVYLCFGSAGVHREEQLLEIATGLIIDVKRYSRLRLRRSHARARPHVVEGRSCQCDADEVNAGGLPHEVIVIDENYTINDDLRACGLPSDDEDDLATKIVAIFDSSGAPINLDAGAPAGDAAGGVSTTPTLASTPSSTLTTSTGVSIHTKGTKRRSAAWNDFEELFMKAPTVKSAAPWDFIPPLASKKALRVSSASAGRAVTPPAASGSVAEETAEPTAEVASAAATGGRVSEPGTGQGPTPAPPSASAADPTGQGVALGVPPAGEVIYLDDEAEEPAAPTATAEMAVAEMGAVAPPAVTEEGKSAPAAMTGIAAAAEAGVPAPAAATKAAMEAEVGVPAPAVPTEAGTPASAAAMKAAAAVGTGTPALAAAMETGTPAPAAATKAVAAAGTGTPTPAAATEMVAVADGAERVSASTMAATTSSETAAHVPGPSMRPAESGAVAPVPAVASGTAVPGSAGAATTLVPVNPVPKAWGGPTLRWMSREDPPRPLFMLDDAEEWGKWQAVQGRLANVHAALSSVMGELDGVVVPGGQALQECSQGRSDFLRLELGLWERFSVERRWTGKLTAQVATAQQVIDDLRRREQAAQEDARRSEDMFQGIVEKARLDFEQF
- the LOC105914563 gene encoding uncharacterized protein LOC105914563, whose protein sequence is MAVYCDEVCKLEDKFDGLELNHVARRFNKAADKLAKAASGQKTVPDGIFDSDQYKPSIRYKEPGGVGDTPPIPGSGANPGEDGNAPPVPDSGADPRRVGDLPPVLDLEADPSDPEVMEIDANLVEGPDPPPNWRVPYLDYLIHETLPTNKTEARRIGKALIQDIHTGACGHHATPRTLIVNAF